Part of the Maridesulfovibrio sp. genome, GTGGAATTGGTCAAAGTGTCGTTGATACGGGTTCCGGAGATGACTCAATAAGAGGTGAGGGAATAATTGACTCTACAGTTAATACCGGATCTGGTGATGACCGACTAAATTTAACCTCAGGTATTAGTGCTTCTGTTGTTAACACAGAAGTTGGCGATGACAGCATTACTGCTAAAAATACCGGTCACAGCACAATCAACACCGGTTCTGGTGATGATTCAGTTTCAGTTGAAATGGGCTTTATTTACAGCACTATTAACACCGGGTCAGGTAACGATAGCGTCGATGGTGGTAAGCAAACCTATGCAAGCTCAATAAATACCGGTTCTGGTGACGATTCCATTAGCTTTTCTAATGCATATGAAACATCTGTTAAGTCCGGTGAAGGAAATGATTCTCTTTCTTTTGAGCGATTGCATTATCACTCCTCAGTTGACATGGGAGACGGTGATAACAGCATCTCAGGTGCTTCAGTGCATGACAGCTCAATTGAATCGGGTTCAGGTAGTGACCGGATAATCTTGACTGGTGATGTTTTGAACAGCCTTATTGAGATGGGCAAAGGCAACGACTATTTCAAGCTTGCTGGAAATCTTATCAATACAGTCCTCAAGATGCAGGAAGGCGACGACCTAGTGCATATCGAAGGAAATAGCACAAATAGCAAGATTTCCGAAGGTAAAGGTTAAAATACGACTGTTGTTGAGAAAAAAGAAAGGGCTGAGTCTTAAGGTATAGTTATCGAATAGAATCAAGTCGTCATGAATTTTATTTAGATTTTTGAGAGCTCCAGCTCGAGAGCTTATCTTTATCAGTCTTGCCATCGCATGATGGCAAGTAAGATCTCTTTTTGTCATTTGTCACGCCTACATATGGATTGCACAAAAAAATCATTTAAATAGTATAATTCTTACTTTATGGAAAGTTTTACCCTTGAACTCTGCCAAGTAGAAGTGTATTTCCAGCCCTCAAACTAACGAGGGCTTTTTCAATGGACTTTCATCATCTAAAAGAAAAAGGGTTACAAACTTTCGTTTGTAACCCTGTGATTTCTAAGTGGCGGGGCAGGAAGGATTCGAACCCTCGGCCAACGGCTTAGAAGGCCGTTGCTCTATCCAACTGAGCTACTGCCCCGCGAGAGATGCTTATTTATACAAACCGCACTTGGCGGTCAAGCAAAAAATGGAAAAAAGTTTTGAAATTTAAAAATTTTGTAGAATTCAGTGGTTATCTGGATAACCTTGGCCTTTTTCATATGGATTTGAGCCTCGGCAGAATGGAAGAGTTTGTCCGTAACTGGGGTGGAAAGTCCAGCTTTCCTGTGATCCATATTGTCGGAACCAACGGTAAAGGCTCAACTACATCATACCTTACCTCTATTGGATTTGAATACGGGCTTAAGGTCGGGACTTTTACCTCGCCTCATTTTGTTACCCCTCGGGAACGTATCACTATTAACGGTTTCATGCTTTCTGAGGAAGAGTGGTGCGAACTGGCTAATCAGGTTATGGACATCGCCCCTGATGCAGGTTTGACTTACTTTGAGTTGTTAACCTGCATGGCGCTGGTGGCGTTCAAAAATAATGGCGTTGATCTGGCGGTTATGGAAGCCGGGCTTGGCGGTCGTTATGACGCCACCAATACGGTTGATCCAGATTTGACCGTATTTACCCCTATTGGTCTGGACCATGAGAAGGTGCTCGGATCGACTATTGATCTGATTGCAGCAGATAAGGCTGATGCCATGCGTGAGAACGGAACCGCCATTACTGCCGTGCAGGTTTCCGAAGCTAAGGCGGTGCTTGAGTCACGTGCTAAGGAATTAGGTTGTGAACTTTATCATATAAAAGATCAGGAGATTGTTGCGGGCCTTAATCCGTCTCTTGCCGGGGAGCACCAGAAACAAAATGCCGGGCTAGCGGCTTGTGCGTGGCGTTTGTTCTGCGGTAAATCAGATGTTGAGTTTGACGCAGAGAAGGTCCGCAGCGGGGTGGAAAAGGCATTCATTGCCGGAAGGTTACAGATTATAACGTCGGACAGGACTTACATTCTTGATGGAGCGCACAACTCTCATGCATTTGCGGCACTTGAAGCCGAGCTGGCACGTACTGGAATTAAACCGGACGCCATCATTTTCGCCTGTATGAAGGATAAGGATCTTGCTCCGGTGAAGGAAACCCTTTTCCGTTTGACCGACGGCCTGATTATCGCCAGCGGAATTGAAGGTAATGAACGGGCATATCCATATAAAGATTTGGCTGCGGTCCTCGGAGAACGAGCAAAACCTGCCAAAACTATTGACGATGCCATCTCAATGCTTAATTCCGGTGAGAAAACAGTTCTAATCTGCGGGTCCTTGTATTTGCTGGCAGCTTTTTATACAAGATACCCAGAATTTCTGGAAAAATGATTTTTTAATTGGATGAACGTTACGGAGAAAAAATTGTCCAATCTTTTTAAATATCTTCCGTCTGTTGATTCTGTACTGACTCGTCTTGAAGAAGAGGGTGTAATTGATGGATTGCCGAGGACCCTTTCCCGTGATCTGGTTAACGGCTTTCTTGATGTCTGCCGTGAGGAAATCAAGGGTGGTGTTATCACTGAGGAAAAACAGCTTTCCCCGGATGTTCTTTTTCCGCGCTTAACCTGCCATGTGCGGGCTGGAGCAAAACCGCATTTTCGGCGTGTGCTTAACGGAACCGGGGTGGTGGTGCACACCAACCTTGGACGTTCCCTGCTGGCACAGTCCGCTGTTAAAGCTGTGACCGAAGCGTGCGCCTGCTATTCCAACCTTGAATTCGACCTCAAGACTGGAGAGCGGGGCAGCCGTTACAGTCATGTGGAAAAGCTGATCTGCGAAATTACCGGGGCAGAGGCTGCTCTGGTAGTCAACAATAACGCCTCGGCGGTACTTATTACCCTCGAAACCCTTGCCAAAGGTCGTGAGGCAATTGTCTCCCGCGGGCAATTGGTTGAGATAGGAGGCTCTTTCCGTATTCCGGATGTTATGACCAAGAGCGGTGCTTTTCTGCGCGAAGTCGGTGCTACTAACCGCACCCATCTGCGTGATTACGAAAATGCCATCAATGAGGAAACTGCGCTGCTGATGAAGGTGCATACCTCCAATTTCCGGGTTATCGGTTTCACCAAGGAAGTTTCCGGCGGTGAACTGGCTGAACTGGGCCGCAAGCATGACCTTCCGGTTTATGAAGACCTCGGCAGCGGTAACCTGACTAATTTTTCCGGTCTCGGCCTGATGCGCGAACCCACTGTGCAGGAAGTTGTGGCCGAAGATGTGGACGTAGTTTCATTTTCCGGTGACAAAGTTCTCGGTGGACCGCAGGCCGGGATAATTGTCGGTAAAAAGAAATATATCGATGCGATCAAGAAAAATCCGCTCAACCGTGCGGTTCGCATTGATAAAATGACTCTTGCTGCCCTTGAAGCAACTCTGCGGCTTTATCTTGATCCTGAGACAGCCAAGCGCGAAGTTCCCACTGTACGTATGATTACCGAGAAACCTGAGAATCTAAAAAAGCAGGCTCAAGCTCTTGCACGCACTTTGCGGCGTGAATTGGGTGAGACTGCTGAGATCGGCGTACGTGCGGGTGTTTCCCGCGTAGGTGGCGGGGCATTCCCGGAGCAGGATTTGAAAACTTTTCTGGTTAGCGTTGTTCCTAGCGCTAAAGTGACTGTTGAAGAGTTAAAAGAAGGACTTCTTTCAACTGAACCGCCGTTGATAGGACGAATTGAAGAAGACGCATTCTGTCTCGACCCAAGAACACTGAGCCGCGAAGAATACAGACTCTGCGCTGAAGCAATTTCGCAGATTTTAAAAGGATAATCGCACATGAATAAACAACTTGAACATGAACCGAAAAGCTGCTGGGAAATCTTTAAAGACGAAGAACATCAGCAGGGTATGGATGATCTTGCAGCCCGTTACATTGACTTCCTGACCCGCTGCAAAACCGAACGCGAAACTATCAAATACGTCGAAGAAAAACTGATAGAAGCAGGTTTTGAAGATTACCTCGGAGCCGATCAGTGCTTCCGTTCTTTCCGGGATAAAACAATTTTTATTGCCCGCAAGGGTAAAAAGCCGCTCTCTCAGGGGTTTCGTCTGGTTGGTGCTCATGCCGATACGCCGCGTCTCGACCTGAAGCAGCATCCTCTGTACGAAGATCTTGGTATGTCCATGGCTAAGACACACTACTATGGGGGCATTCGCAAATATCAGTGGCTGGCAAGACCTTTGGCCATGCATGGTGTGGTAGTTAAAGCTGACGGAACCAAGGTTGACGTTGTTATAGGTGAAGATCCTAATGATCCGGTTCTTTCCATTCTGGATCTGCTTCCTCACCTTGCTTATAAGCAGGTGGAGAAGAAGGTTACCGATGCTTTTGAAGCCGAAAAACTGAATATTCTTATGGGGCATTCCCTTTCTTTCTCCAAAGGTGAACAAGATGAGGCAGACGGCAACGATACTCCTTCTGTAAAACGCAAGGTGCTTGAGCTGCTTAACGAGAAGTACGACATCGTTGAAGAAGATCTGTTCAGCGCGGAAATGCATATTGTTCCCGCTGGTCCTGCTCGTTACGTCGGTCTGGATAAGTCAATTGTGGGCGGTTACGGACAGGATGACCGTTCATGCGTATTTCTCTCTCTGGAAGCATTTCTCAATGCTCCTGAGCCTGAACATGCCCAGATAGTACTTTTCTACGACAAAGAAGAGGTCGGTTCAGAAGGTTCTACCGGTGCGAAGTCTCTCTTCTTCGAATACTGCCTTGAAGACCTGATTGATGCATGGGAACCCAACGCTAAGATGTCCCGGGTTATGATGGCTGGTAAGGCTCTTTCCACAGACGTGCATGCTGCAATCGACCCCGACTATCAGGATGTGCACGAGAAGCTCAACTCCGCCTATCTTGGTTACGGTCCCTGCTTCTGCAAATTCACCGGACATCGCGGTAAGGTCGGTGCTAACGATGCTCACCCTGAGTTTGTGGCATGGCTGCGTAATATCCTGAGTGATGCCGGAGCACCGTGGCAGATGGCCGAGCTTGGCAAGGTCGATCTTGGCGGTGGTGGAACAGTCGCTAAATTCCTCGCTCTCTACGGCATGGACGTTATCGATTTCGGACCTCCGGTGCTCTCCATGCACAGCCCGTTCGAGTTGACCAGTAAGGCTGACCTGTACGCTACTGAACTGGCATTTAGGACTTTCTTGAAGAATTAAATAAAAATTAACGGGCTACGACGCGAAGCTCGATAAAAGGTTTTGAAAAGGGGAGTCCGGAGGGGAAAAACTTTTGCAAAAGTTTTTCCCCTCTGGCCGCCGGAGGCAAAAGGAGCACTAATGCCTGTTGTTATGGGTACCGCTGGTCATATTGACCATGGTAAGACCAGCTTGATTAAGGCTTTGACCGGAACGGACTGTGACCGTCTGGCCGAGGAAAAGAAACGCGGCATCACTATTGAATTAGGCTTTGCCAGCCTTGATCTTGGCGGTGATGAACATCTGAGTATCATTGATGTTCCGGGGCATGAGAAATTTGTGAAGAACATGGTTGCCGGGGCAGCAGGTATTGATTTCGTGCTGCTGGTCATTGCCGCTGATGAGGGCGTAATGCCCCAGACTCGTGAACATCTGGAAATCTGCACCTTGTTGGGCATTGAAAAGGGCTTCGTGGTCCTGACCAAGGCGGACATGGTTGATGAAGACTGGATGGAGATGGTTCAGGAAGACGTGCGTGAATTCCTTGCGCCGAGTTTTCTGACTGACGCACCGATCCATGCTGTTTCTTCGCATACCGGTCAGGGTTTGGATGAATTGCGTGCGGAGATTGCGATTTTCATGAAAGGTTTTTCTCCGAAACGCAGGACTGATCTGGCTCGTCTGCCTGTGGACCGTGTGTTCACCATGAAAGGGCACGGTACGGTTGTAACTGGAACTTTAATTTCCGGTCAGCTCTCCGTTGGTGATGACGTTGTTCTTTATCCCAAAATGACCGAGACAAAGGTGCGCAGCCTGCAATCGCATGGTTCCTCTGTTGAGACAGCCCCTGCAGGACGCAGGACAGCCATTAACCTGCACGGTCTGGAAGTAGATGATATTGAACGCGGTGAAGTGCTGGGGCGTCCGGGCACTCTTTTCCCGTCCAAGGTCTGGGACGTGGAGCTGACCTGTTTACCTTCTTCCCCGAAAAGTTTGAAACATCGTAAGGAAGTCCATTTTCACCATGGGTCCAAGGAAGTTATGGCTAAAGTTTACTTCCTTGATCGCGAGAAGCTTGAAAAGGGCGAGCAGGCCGTATGCCAGATTCGTTTTGATAAGCCTATGACCGGGGTCTATGGTGATCGCGTGGTGTTGCGGTCTTTTTCTCCCCTGCGCACAATTGCCGGGGGGAGCATCATTAATCCCTTGGGCCGTAAGGTGAAACGTTTTTCAGATGATGTGAAGCGTCTTGAATCACTCATAGCTGCCGAACCGGAAGATCTGGTCCTTACTCAGCTTGATCTGGCCGGCAGGGCCGGACTTACTTTTCAGGAACTTTCAATTCTGAGTAATGTTGCCTCCAAGCAGCTGGAAAAAATGCTCCAGACCATGGGCGGTCAGCAGAAAGTTTTCTTATATGACAAGGAAACCCGCAGCTATGTTTCCGGCACTCATTATGAGAATCTGGAGCAGGGATTGTTGGCTCACCTTGCGGAATTTCATAAGAATGAACCTATGAAACAGGGCGTATCGCGCGGTGAAATCGGTTCAACTTACGGCAAAGGATTGCCGGATAAATTGTTTCATACAATTATTGAACGTCTGCTCAAGAAAAATGATATCGTGGCTGTTCAGGAGATTT contains:
- the selB gene encoding selenocysteine-specific translation elongation factor, which gives rise to MPVVMGTAGHIDHGKTSLIKALTGTDCDRLAEEKKRGITIELGFASLDLGGDEHLSIIDVPGHEKFVKNMVAGAAGIDFVLLVIAADEGVMPQTREHLEICTLLGIEKGFVVLTKADMVDEDWMEMVQEDVREFLAPSFLTDAPIHAVSSHTGQGLDELRAEIAIFMKGFSPKRRTDLARLPVDRVFTMKGHGTVVTGTLISGQLSVGDDVVLYPKMTETKVRSLQSHGSSVETAPAGRRTAINLHGLEVDDIERGEVLGRPGTLFPSKVWDVELTCLPSSPKSLKHRKEVHFHHGSKEVMAKVYFLDREKLEKGEQAVCQIRFDKPMTGVYGDRVVLRSFSPLRTIAGGSIINPLGRKVKRFSDDVKRLESLIAAEPEDLVLTQLDLAGRAGLTFQELSILSNVASKQLEKMLQTMGGQQKVFLYDKETRSYVSGTHYENLEQGLLAHLAEFHKNEPMKQGVSRGEIGSTYGKGLPDKLFHTIIERLLKKNDIVAVQEILHLPGHKVSLASDQQKLRDTLMDNYEKGGLTPPNLKDVLDPLDLVFKEAAPVYRLLQDEGLLVRIKDDMYFAKSAVDGLQKTLEGYFAENEELGPQDFKTLVGLSRKFSIPLLEYMDKEKVTIRVGDKRRLRKQS
- a CDS encoding aminopeptidase, coding for MNKQLEHEPKSCWEIFKDEEHQQGMDDLAARYIDFLTRCKTERETIKYVEEKLIEAGFEDYLGADQCFRSFRDKTIFIARKGKKPLSQGFRLVGAHADTPRLDLKQHPLYEDLGMSMAKTHYYGGIRKYQWLARPLAMHGVVVKADGTKVDVVIGEDPNDPVLSILDLLPHLAYKQVEKKVTDAFEAEKLNILMGHSLSFSKGEQDEADGNDTPSVKRKVLELLNEKYDIVEEDLFSAEMHIVPAGPARYVGLDKSIVGGYGQDDRSCVFLSLEAFLNAPEPEHAQIVLFYDKEEVGSEGSTGAKSLFFEYCLEDLIDAWEPNAKMSRVMMAGKALSTDVHAAIDPDYQDVHEKLNSAYLGYGPCFCKFTGHRGKVGANDAHPEFVAWLRNILSDAGAPWQMAELGKVDLGGGGTVAKFLALYGMDVIDFGPPVLSMHSPFELTSKADLYATELAFRTFLKN
- a CDS encoding glutamate ligase domain-containing protein; its protein translation is MKFKNFVEFSGYLDNLGLFHMDLSLGRMEEFVRNWGGKSSFPVIHIVGTNGKGSTTSYLTSIGFEYGLKVGTFTSPHFVTPRERITINGFMLSEEEWCELANQVMDIAPDAGLTYFELLTCMALVAFKNNGVDLAVMEAGLGGRYDATNTVDPDLTVFTPIGLDHEKVLGSTIDLIAADKADAMRENGTAITAVQVSEAKAVLESRAKELGCELYHIKDQEIVAGLNPSLAGEHQKQNAGLAACAWRLFCGKSDVEFDAEKVRSGVEKAFIAGRLQIITSDRTYILDGAHNSHAFAALEAELARTGIKPDAIIFACMKDKDLAPVKETLFRLTDGLIIASGIEGNERAYPYKDLAAVLGERAKPAKTIDDAISMLNSGEKTVLICGSLYLLAAFYTRYPEFLEK
- the selA gene encoding L-seryl-tRNA(Sec) selenium transferase, yielding MSNLFKYLPSVDSVLTRLEEEGVIDGLPRTLSRDLVNGFLDVCREEIKGGVITEEKQLSPDVLFPRLTCHVRAGAKPHFRRVLNGTGVVVHTNLGRSLLAQSAVKAVTEACACYSNLEFDLKTGERGSRYSHVEKLICEITGAEAALVVNNNASAVLITLETLAKGREAIVSRGQLVEIGGSFRIPDVMTKSGAFLREVGATNRTHLRDYENAINEETALLMKVHTSNFRVIGFTKEVSGGELAELGRKHDLPVYEDLGSGNLTNFSGLGLMREPTVQEVVAEDVDVVSFSGDKVLGGPQAGIIVGKKKYIDAIKKNPLNRAVRIDKMTLAALEATLRLYLDPETAKREVPTVRMITEKPENLKKQAQALARTLRRELGETAEIGVRAGVSRVGGGAFPEQDLKTFLVSVVPSAKVTVEELKEGLLSTEPPLIGRIEEDAFCLDPRTLSREEYRLCAEAISQILKG